A window of the Gossypium arboreum isolate Shixiya-1 chromosome 2, ASM2569848v2, whole genome shotgun sequence genome harbors these coding sequences:
- the LOC128289426 gene encoding uncharacterized protein LOC128289426 codes for MLEETSSIFAKLFAFALLLLLLSSKCNTVGDAHQIQLQFNHSHGKFKPIDIEDHYQNYVAIKNLTSHRLPILCTVTNYETTFSAETNVFTRRVKANVLCALPAKGKATTGNESSTSYMSRHKYGIASELASLIGGYLWLKPGTVVYGQCDRISDLDIVAFDLNSRNPTPNAGGIIEMAATLSFSTSKPVHYYTELGISAPVRSNLSEFVSISPDEKNHKNTQLTGFWIDIFKKATAIMATDTTRKNKMIRLCGASIDESLNEVSRKDYDAAVGLPVIRDYQRMVTDQYVELSSPYFEKGSDQLRKEDLELNQVFSFMMPFTNVMWFTLSAMTVFNVFVIWLVESTTSHESGSLPFGQVGAILWHPIATLFYGGHRESPRNNLTYFVLAPWFILILVVSVRTKLAATIYKQL; via the exons ATGTTGGAAGAAACGAGTAGCATCTTTGCCAAGCTTTTTGCTTTTGCTTTGCTATTATTATTACTGTCATCAAAATGTAACACTGTTGGAGATGCACACCAAATCCAACTACAATTCAACCATTCGCATGGGAAATTTAAACCCATAGATATCGAAG ATCATTATCAGAATTACGTGGCGATAAAAAATCTAACATCACACAGGTTGCCAATTCTATGTACTGTCACAAATTATGAAACTACATTCTCTGCAGAAACCAATGTGTTTACGAGGAGAGTCAAGGCCAACGTACTTTGTGCGCTGCCTGCAAAAGGTAAAGCAACAACGGGAAACGAATCTTCAACCAGTTACATGTCTCGACATAAGTATGGAATTGCTAGCGAACTTGCTAGTCTAATCGGCGGCTACCTGTGGTTAAAGCCTGGAACGGTTGTCTATGGGCAGTGTGACAGAATTAGTGACTTAGACATTGTTGCTTTTGATTTGAACAGCCGCAATCCAACGCCAAATGCAGGAGGGATCATTGAAATGGCTGCAACTTTATCGTTTTCGACATCCAAGCCGGTTCACTATTATACAGAGTTAGGCATTTCTGCTCCAGTAAGATCGAATCTCAGCGAGTTTGTTAGCATAAGCCCTGACGAGAAGAACCACAAGAATACACAATTAACAGGGTTTTGGATTGATATTTTTAAGAAAGCTACTGCAATAATGGCAACAGACACCACaaggaaaaataaaatgattCGACTTTGTGGTGCTTCTATTGATGAATCGCTGAATGAAGTTTCACGCAAG gattatgatgcAGCCGTTGGCTTACCAGTAATTAGGGATTACCAAAGAATGGTGACAGACCAGTATGTAGAACTATCATCTCCATATTTTGAAAAAGGCTCAGATCAATTGAGGAAGGAAGACCTTGAACTGAACCAAGTTTTTTCATTCATGATGCCTTTCACCAACGTGATGTGGTTTACTTTGTCAGCTATGACGGTCTTCAATGTTTTTGTTATTTGGTTAGTTGAATCTACAACTAGTCATGAATCTGGTAGTTTGCCTTTCGGACAAGTTGGAGCTATTTTGTGGCACCCTATAGCAACTCTCTTCTATGGAGGGCATA GAGAATCACCGAGGAACAACTTAACATATTTCGTGTTGGCCCCGTGGTTCATACTGATCCTGGTTGTTTCTGTTAGAACAAAGTTAGCAGCAACAATATACAAACAACTATAA